Proteins found in one uncultured Desulfuromonas sp. genomic segment:
- a CDS encoding DUF4124 domain-containing protein: protein MKKTILTVTIFLTSLTSLASADFYTWKDDDGQLHVTNKEPSGVSKEDVIVREYSQESHAQRQPSETFQRRVHQQLDAVNSHKYAKPNDGNEMKRAIEKRRFKKTVDVEEDMLKERIHYYQWDCQKNNNRKYCDSKQKMYEQKLKLLNRDPEEYFMRETRY from the coding sequence AAACCATCCTGACAGTGACCATATTTCTTACCTCTTTGACCTCGTTGGCGTCAGCCGACTTCTACACCTGGAAAGATGACGATGGACAACTGCACGTCACAAACAAAGAACCTTCGGGTGTGAGCAAAGAAGACGTTATTGTTCGAGAATACAGCCAGGAGAGCCATGCGCAAAGACAACCGTCTGAAACATTTCAACGTCGGGTTCACCAGCAATTAGATGCTGTCAATTCACATAAATATGCCAAACCCAATGACGGTAATGAGATGAAGAGAGCTATTGAAAAACGCAGATTCAAAAAAACAGTCGACGTTGAAGAAGACATGCTCAAAGAGAGAATCCACTATTACCAGTGGGATTGCCAAAAAAACAACAACCGCAAATACTGCGATTCAAAACAAAAAATGTATGAGCAGAAGCTGAAACTTTTAAACCGCGATCCGGAAGAATATTTTATGCGGGAAACGCGCTACTAA